In Hallerella succinigenes, the following are encoded in one genomic region:
- the hisE gene encoding phosphoribosyl-ATP diphosphatase, with the protein MTFEEIYALACQRKKEMPEGKGTTELFKKGPHGIGKKLVEEAAESWMAARFESHDAQCLELSQVLYYVAVMMAEKGIKLEEVYAKL; encoded by the coding sequence ATGACTTTTGAAGAAATCTATGCACTCGCCTGCCAGCGAAAAAAAGAAATGCCGGAAGGCAAGGGAACCACTGAACTTTTTAAGAAGGGTCCCCATGGCATTGGCAAGAAGCTTGTGGAAGAAGCGGCGGAATCTTGGATGGCTGCCCGTTTTGAATCCCATGACGCTCAGTGCTTGGAACTTTCTCAGGTCCTTTACTATGTCGCCGTGATGATGGCAGAAAAGGGCATCAAGCTCGAAGAGGTGTACGCTAAATTATGA
- a CDS encoding efflux RND transporter periplasmic adaptor subunit, giving the protein MNKTFKTLLTIATASMLLAACDQKETKTEPVAKKASTIEEIQKEKGKPARIAKASTQTITDVRKFSGSIEGMQQNSAICKMGDPLAKIHVQVGSTVKKDQVLAEYLFTGDNTQYQQAAEQVKLLEAATQRMRDVFDKGGISQQDMDAQETNLKIAKMNLETARRASLILAPEAGVVTELKFKEGQTPGVGGVLATIAKLDNVILKLNVTSQDIGYFKKGAAATVTIAGEKMKGKVSLIPLAANPTTRFFPVEVTFNNKGKKLLPGMYVTAELDARQVNGVAVPTEAVVYRNGSNAVWIVDEEGKARRKLVKLGVQTKEFIQIAEGLEGNESVIVEGMSRMNDGDKVLVVE; this is encoded by the coding sequence ATGAACAAGACATTCAAAACCCTCCTGACCATTGCAACGGCATCCATGCTCTTGGCTGCCTGCGACCAGAAAGAAACAAAGACGGAACCGGTCGCCAAGAAAGCGTCCACCATCGAAGAAATCCAAAAGGAAAAGGGTAAGCCGGCTCGTATCGCCAAGGCCTCTACTCAAACGATTACCGACGTCCGCAAATTCAGCGGTTCGATCGAAGGCATGCAGCAGAACAGCGCCATCTGCAAGATGGGCGATCCGCTCGCTAAGATCCACGTACAAGTTGGCAGTACCGTGAAGAAGGACCAGGTCCTTGCTGAATACCTCTTCACCGGCGACAACACCCAGTACCAGCAGGCCGCAGAACAGGTGAAGCTCCTCGAAGCCGCCACCCAGCGTATGCGTGACGTCTTTGACAAGGGCGGCATCAGCCAGCAGGACATGGATGCCCAGGAAACGAATCTGAAAATAGCCAAGATGAACTTGGAAACCGCTCGCCGCGCCTCCCTGATTCTCGCTCCTGAAGCAGGTGTCGTCACCGAACTCAAGTTCAAAGAAGGCCAGACTCCGGGAGTCGGTGGCGTACTCGCCACGATCGCGAAGCTCGACAATGTAATCTTAAAGCTCAACGTCACAAGCCAGGATATCGGCTACTTCAAGAAGGGCGCTGCCGCTACTGTAACCATTGCCGGTGAAAAGATGAAGGGTAAAGTTTCCCTGATTCCTCTCGCCGCCAATCCGACAACTCGATTCTTCCCGGTAGAAGTGACCTTCAACAACAAGGGTAAGAAGCTCCTTCCGGGCATGTACGTGACCGCAGAACTTGACGCTCGCCAGGTGAACGGTGTTGCAGTTCCGACCGAAGCCGTTGTTTACCGCAACGGTTCGAATGCCGTCTGGATCGTGGACGAAGAAGGCAAAGCCCGTCGTAAGCTCGTGAAGCTTGGCGTGCAGACCAAGGAATTCATCCAGATCGCTGAAGGCCTCGAAGGCAACGAATCCGTCATCGTCGAAGGCATGTCCCGCATGAACGATGGCGACAAGGTCCTGGTTGTCGAATAA
- the yihA gene encoding ribosome biogenesis GTP-binding protein YihA/YsxC: MKPNEKNAFRPTMEAEFTTAATNVSQLPTDGLPQVAFLGRSNVGKSSLLNALTGRRKLVKISSKPGKTKEINFFKFNQAFYLVDLPGVGFAGVKFDKVSEMQNGIRAYVEHSKELKGIVYLIDSKLGPQPIDVETIEGIRALGCPVLPVMSKCDKANQSELSKTRNALNQLFENQVRPLRLSTLRKIGLGELWQEILSTVAVEA, from the coding sequence ATGAAACCGAACGAAAAGAACGCATTTCGCCCGACGATGGAGGCTGAATTTACCACCGCTGCGACGAATGTTTCGCAACTGCCGACGGATGGACTTCCGCAGGTGGCTTTTCTCGGTCGCTCCAATGTGGGTAAATCTTCCTTGTTGAATGCGTTGACCGGTCGAAGGAAACTGGTGAAAATCAGTTCCAAACCGGGCAAGACGAAGGAAATCAATTTTTTCAAATTCAACCAGGCGTTTTACCTGGTGGACCTTCCGGGCGTCGGCTTTGCCGGCGTCAAGTTCGACAAAGTCTCTGAAATGCAGAATGGCATTCGCGCTTATGTGGAACATTCCAAGGAGCTGAAGGGTATCGTCTATTTGATCGATTCGAAGCTCGGTCCGCAGCCGATTGATGTGGAAACCATCGAAGGCATTCGTGCCCTGGGTTGTCCGGTTTTGCCAGTGATGAGTAAATGCGATAAGGCGAACCAGTCGGAACTTTCGAAAACGCGTAATGCTTTGAATCAGCTTTTTGAAAATCAGGTCCGTCCGCTTCGCTTGAGCACGCTCCGCAAAATCGGCCTAGGCGAACTCTGGCAGGAAATCCTTTCTACTGTAGCGGTCGAGGCGTAA
- a CDS encoding carbon starvation protein A produces the protein MITFLIGVAILIGGYFTYGKFVERVFGPDDRKTPAIAHPDGVDRIVLPHWKNVLVQLLNIAGIGPVIGVILGIKFGAIVFLLMPLGNVLGGAVHDYFSGMVSMRNDGMNVPALSHKFLGRGPSKVVMILIAVALIFVGAVFTNTPAGLINTPVLVGEGNTSPTIFWGAVISIFVYYFISTFFPIDKIIGRIYPIFGGLLILASIAILIGILPEIGTLDEFCLSDFWSNFHKHPTGQPIIPMLFVTIACGIISGFHSTQSPIVARTEKSEHVGRQTFYGMMIVEGLIGMIWAAGGMYIYHKMPELISGASGVRVLSELVTTVLPFAPISILVVIGVIILAVTSGDTSLRSLRLTIAELLNFDQSSPKNRLILTVPIFAICALLILWSNFNKDGFNILWNYFSWSNQVMAVCSLCVSTVYLRAKKKNFWVALIPCMFMTFIVCAYIFWVSPENLAGAPVGFGLPYKVAIMFALQDAIILGFLLCARGKALADMGNAFQPDFWDSSREFQKK, from the coding sequence ATGATTACATTCCTCATCGGCGTAGCCATCCTGATCGGGGGCTATTTTACCTATGGAAAATTCGTGGAGCGCGTTTTCGGTCCAGATGACCGAAAAACTCCTGCTATCGCTCACCCGGACGGCGTGGACCGAATCGTTCTTCCCCACTGGAAAAACGTACTCGTCCAACTGCTCAATATTGCAGGTATCGGACCTGTCATCGGCGTCATTCTCGGCATTAAATTCGGCGCCATTGTCTTTTTGCTGATGCCCCTCGGCAACGTTCTCGGCGGTGCTGTGCACGATTATTTTTCGGGTATGGTCAGCATGCGAAATGACGGCATGAACGTGCCGGCCCTTTCCCACAAGTTTCTAGGGAGAGGCCCTTCGAAAGTCGTGATGATCTTGATCGCAGTCGCCCTGATCTTTGTCGGCGCAGTCTTTACGAACACGCCGGCAGGCCTTATCAACACACCGGTTCTCGTCGGCGAAGGCAACACGTCCCCGACGATTTTCTGGGGCGCAGTCATCTCCATTTTCGTCTATTACTTTATCAGTACTTTCTTCCCGATTGACAAAATTATCGGCCGAATCTACCCGATTTTTGGCGGTCTTCTGATTCTCGCTTCCATCGCGATTCTCATCGGAATCCTCCCGGAAATCGGTACTTTGGATGAATTCTGCCTTTCCGATTTCTGGAGTAACTTCCACAAGCATCCGACCGGTCAGCCGATCATCCCGATGCTCTTTGTGACCATTGCCTGCGGTATCATCAGCGGATTCCACAGTACCCAAAGCCCGATTGTCGCACGTACGGAAAAGTCCGAACACGTCGGTCGTCAAACCTTCTACGGCATGATGATTGTCGAAGGCTTGATCGGTATGATTTGGGCTGCAGGCGGTATGTATATTTACCACAAGATGCCGGAACTCATCTCCGGTGCCTCGGGCGTGCGCGTTTTGAGCGAACTTGTGACCACCGTTCTTCCGTTTGCCCCGATTTCGATCCTCGTGGTCATCGGTGTGATTATTCTCGCGGTGACAAGCGGCGACACCTCTCTCCGCAGCCTGCGCTTGACCATTGCAGAGCTTTTAAACTTTGACCAATCGAGCCCTAAAAACCGTCTGATTTTAACAGTCCCTATCTTCGCCATTTGTGCACTGCTCATCTTGTGGAGCAATTTCAACAAAGACGGCTTTAACATTCTTTGGAATTACTTCAGCTGGTCTAACCAGGTGATGGCGGTTTGCAGCCTTTGCGTTTCGACCGTCTATCTCCGCGCCAAGAAGAAAAACTTCTGGGTTGCTTTGATTCCGTGCATGTTCATGACCTTCATCGTCTGTGCCTACATTTTCTGGGTAAGCCCGGAAAACCTCGCCGGCGCTCCGGTCGGCTTTGGCCTGCCGTATAAGGTGGCGATCATGTTCGCCTTGCAAGATGCCATCATTCTCGGATTCTTGCTTTGCGCCCGCGGCAAGGCTTTAGCCGATATGGGCAACGCATTCCAGCCGGACTTCTGGGATTCCAGCCGAGAATTCCAAAAAAAATAA
- a CDS encoding EAL and HDOD domain-containing protein: MSPVESPAYLARQPILDSHQGIFAYELLFRDSPDNKTALIRNGVRETAQVLENVLNNFGLSRLVGNHKAFINCSREMLLDNIFSPLDSDRFVLEILESVDADDTVVSVVKKYHERGYEFALDDVIFDAENLKRLEPFFPYVKYVKLDLIENSAEALKAAVPYFKERGMVLLAEKVETEEDFTARLEDGYDLFQGFFFAKPEIVRGKRMDGSLATILRLLQFLRGDPSLADIEKTFLEHPAVAKALVQYANSQKTFRRRPVESIQDAIAWLSVPHIQDWLMLLLYAQPEMGGSTQGKPLFQNVSQRARFLEALADVLDPDGCLPAQAFITGIVSRMDALVKAPMPTILEDLDVDKEITSALLHGSGKLGTLLALAEAVENDREERIGTLMKRLSLSNKDLTASLNAAYGWNHG, encoded by the coding sequence ATGAGCCCCGTAGAATCTCCTGCGTATTTGGCCCGTCAACCGATTCTGGATTCCCATCAGGGCATTTTCGCCTATGAACTTCTGTTCCGAGATTCGCCGGATAATAAAACGGCGTTGATTCGGAATGGAGTTCGTGAAACGGCCCAGGTTCTGGAAAACGTGTTGAATAACTTCGGACTTTCGCGCCTCGTGGGGAACCACAAGGCGTTCATCAATTGCAGCCGGGAAATGCTGCTGGACAATATTTTTAGTCCGCTGGATTCCGATCGTTTTGTTTTGGAAATCCTCGAATCGGTGGATGCGGACGATACCGTTGTGTCGGTCGTCAAAAAATACCACGAACGGGGCTATGAATTTGCCCTCGACGACGTCATTTTTGATGCAGAAAATTTGAAGCGTCTCGAACCGTTCTTCCCATACGTCAAGTATGTGAAGCTCGACTTGATCGAGAACTCGGCGGAAGCTTTGAAGGCTGCGGTTCCGTACTTCAAGGAACGCGGCATGGTTCTGCTTGCAGAAAAAGTGGAAACGGAAGAAGATTTTACAGCCCGTCTTGAAGACGGCTACGATCTTTTTCAAGGCTTTTTCTTTGCGAAGCCGGAAATCGTTCGCGGTAAAAGAATGGACGGCTCGCTTGCGACGATTCTTCGCCTGTTGCAGTTCTTGCGAGGGGATCCTTCGCTTGCAGATATCGAAAAGACTTTCCTTGAACATCCTGCCGTGGCGAAAGCCTTGGTGCAATATGCGAATTCGCAAAAGACATTCCGTCGCCGTCCGGTGGAATCGATTCAAGATGCCATCGCTTGGCTCAGCGTTCCGCACATCCAGGACTGGTTGATGCTCTTACTTTATGCGCAACCGGAAATGGGCGGTTCGACTCAAGGAAAACCTCTTTTCCAGAATGTTTCGCAAAGAGCCCGTTTCTTGGAAGCCTTGGCTGACGTTTTGGATCCGGACGGATGCCTGCCTGCTCAAGCATTTATCACGGGCATTGTCAGCCGCATGGATGCTCTTGTGAAGGCTCCGATGCCGACGATCCTTGAAGACTTGGACGTCGATAAGGAAATCACGAGTGCACTGTTGCACGGCTCGGGAAAGCTCGGAACGCTCCTTGCGCTTGCGGAAGCGGTAGAAAATGACCGAGAAGAGCGTATCGGTACGCTGATGAAGCGTCTCTCCCTTTCGAACAAGGATTTGACGGCGAGCTTGAACGCGGCCTACGGATGGAATCATGGTTGA
- a CDS encoding TolC family protein, whose product MSRFLSKFTLFGVGVLAAIPAWATSYTRDEAVKIALEKSSTIKTAEEELISANSQVDAGYGNALPSIDLDATVTRIFGLDDVKKSHDLSNAASQMDAGTDEPYAADVLAPAMDNLIYGMKSQGYRWQSSVGLTATQVIYAQGKVGTGIEIAKTYKNLKEVSLENAKANVRYDVENAFDQLIFLDSSIAILETSIDQTQKHIDFVNKSVESGLASELDQIRAQLELDKLKSTLEKTKKNRVLARNNLLNTMGLEWDSDAQFEGELRFPSDNLPYPDTAMANVKKRRKELALLDAQQKMAEKNIEIEEGGFKPTLVLVGGLKYSNNKNKFHEWDAPDWDDNINKYVALNLTMNLFNGMKTKESVVQAKSSMRSVQIQKESTERAFRVQIESCANTLEDANNQIEIQKNQVNLAQRNFDLTEASYKVGRSTQLDFLDASLKLRSAKNDYLQAIVDWNKAYNALLQATGEY is encoded by the coding sequence ATGAGTCGATTCCTTTCGAAATTCACGCTGTTTGGAGTAGGAGTGCTCGCCGCAATTCCGGCTTGGGCAACTTCTTACACACGTGACGAAGCCGTCAAAATAGCGCTCGAAAAATCCTCCACCATCAAAACCGCCGAAGAAGAATTGATCTCGGCGAATTCTCAGGTGGACGCCGGATACGGCAACGCGCTCCCGTCGATTGACCTTGACGCAACCGTTACCCGTATCTTTGGCTTGGATGACGTAAAAAAGAGCCACGATCTTTCCAACGCCGCATCCCAAATGGACGCCGGAACGGACGAACCTTATGCAGCAGACGTTCTCGCTCCCGCCATGGACAACTTGATTTACGGCATGAAGAGCCAAGGTTACCGTTGGCAATCCAGCGTGGGCTTGACTGCAACCCAAGTGATTTACGCCCAAGGTAAGGTTGGAACCGGCATTGAAATCGCCAAGACTTACAAAAACTTGAAAGAAGTGAGCCTCGAAAACGCCAAGGCAAACGTGCGTTACGACGTCGAAAACGCCTTTGACCAGCTCATCTTCCTCGACTCCTCCATCGCGATTCTCGAAACGAGCATTGACCAAACGCAAAAGCACATCGACTTCGTCAACAAGTCCGTCGAAAGCGGCCTCGCTTCGGAACTCGACCAGATTCGCGCCCAGCTCGAACTCGACAAGCTCAAATCGACCCTCGAAAAGACAAAGAAGAACCGCGTTCTCGCCCGCAACAATCTCTTGAACACCATGGGCCTTGAATGGGATTCCGATGCTCAGTTCGAAGGAGAGCTCCGCTTCCCTTCGGACAATCTCCCATATCCGGATACCGCCATGGCAAATGTGAAGAAACGTCGCAAGGAACTCGCCCTTCTCGATGCCCAGCAGAAGATGGCCGAAAAGAACATCGAAATTGAAGAAGGCGGATTTAAGCCGACGCTCGTTCTCGTGGGTGGGCTCAAGTATTCGAACAACAAGAACAAGTTCCACGAATGGGACGCTCCGGACTGGGACGACAACATCAACAAGTACGTCGCCCTGAACCTGACGATGAACCTCTTCAACGGTATGAAGACAAAGGAATCCGTCGTCCAGGCAAAGTCCAGCATGCGTAGCGTCCAGATTCAAAAGGAATCCACCGAACGCGCTTTCCGCGTGCAAATTGAATCCTGTGCAAACACGCTCGAAGACGCGAACAACCAGATCGAAATTCAAAAAAATCAAGTCAATTTGGCCCAGCGCAATTTTGATTTGACTGAAGCTTCGTACAAGGTGGGAAGATCCACCCAGCTCGACTTCCTCGACGCATCGCTCAAACTCCGCTCTGCAAAGAACGACTACCTTCAGGCGATTGTCGACTGGAACAAGGCTTATAACGCACTCCTTCAGGCCACCGGTGAATATTAA
- a CDS encoding MlaE family ABC transporter permease: MKVHRTLDDWTLLGSVFDKIGRRFLSTVFGKQLLLFFSALYSFFAEGQNLRGDLRNIIRQIYFTVVEVFPVLFIVSVLTGTVTIVEAMTVMPRVGFSDAFGGLLVVVMVREIGPILTAFLISGRSGSALTTMIGTMAINSEVDALATLGVNPVRYLVMPALFGGIVAMLLANILFSACGICGGFAVAKILVLASRESLNLNLSWHYISESILLSLTATDFVMAILKPVAFAIIIFINACYHGLNIRRDIRQVPKATSRSVIYSFLFVIVIDVLFSLFYIFDYTNQMSRII, encoded by the coding sequence ATGAAAGTTCATCGTACACTAGACGACTGGACTTTGCTCGGATCGGTGTTCGATAAAATCGGACGTCGTTTTCTGTCGACGGTTTTTGGAAAACAGCTTCTTCTTTTTTTCAGCGCCCTGTACTCCTTTTTTGCGGAAGGGCAAAATCTGCGCGGTGACCTGCGAAATATTATTCGCCAAATTTATTTTACGGTGGTCGAAGTTTTTCCCGTTCTGTTTATCGTTTCCGTTTTGACGGGAACGGTGACGATAGTCGAAGCGATGACCGTCATGCCGCGTGTGGGCTTTTCGGATGCGTTCGGCGGTTTGCTGGTCGTGGTGATGGTGCGTGAAATCGGCCCGATTCTGACGGCGTTCCTCATTTCGGGGCGTAGCGGTTCCGCTCTCACGACGATGATCGGGACGATGGCGATCAATTCGGAAGTGGACGCCTTGGCAACTCTCGGGGTGAATCCGGTGCGTTACCTGGTGATGCCTGCGCTTTTTGGCGGTATCGTTGCGATGCTCCTTGCGAATATCTTGTTCTCGGCGTGCGGTATCTGTGGTGGTTTTGCGGTCGCGAAAATACTCGTGCTCGCTTCGCGAGAGTCGTTGAATCTGAATCTTTCGTGGCATTATATTTCGGAGTCCATTCTGCTTTCGTTGACGGCGACCGACTTTGTGATGGCGATTTTAAAGCCGGTCGCTTTTGCGATCATCATTTTTATCAATGCTTGCTATCATGGTTTGAATATTCGCCGTGACATTCGCCAGGTGCCGAAAGCGACCTCCCGTTCGGTCATTTATTCCTTTCTGTTTGTGATTGTGATCGATGTGCTGTTCTCGCTCTTTTACATCTTTGACTATACCAATCAAATGTCGAGGATCATCTAA
- the hisG gene encoding ATP phosphoribosyltransferase has translation MIKVALPNKGMLFEPTQELLKDCGYKASKPYKTLTQLDSKNGIEFFFLRPSDIPMYVGRGIIDAGITGIDFNAEAKSPAVKVLDLPYGASKMCAAVPNESPVQSLDDLKNATIATSFPNIVSNYYKKDMNFVVLEGAVEISVSLGVSDAIVDVVETGTTLKQAGLRIVGEPLFHSNAALFCHPQKQDLEEVHTLIRRIEGKLVAKTYMMIEYDCPAELLNKACDMTPGLDAPTISKLHGRDWYAVKAMVPEEDANAVMDKLWDIGCRSILLFSIKSARI, from the coding sequence ATGATTAAGGTTGCTCTTCCCAATAAAGGCATGCTCTTTGAACCGACCCAGGAACTCCTGAAGGATTGCGGTTACAAGGCTTCGAAACCGTACAAGACTTTGACGCAGCTCGACTCGAAGAATGGAATTGAATTCTTCTTCCTCCGTCCGAGCGATATTCCGATGTACGTTGGACGCGGCATTATCGATGCGGGTATTACCGGTATCGATTTCAATGCAGAAGCGAAGAGTCCGGCGGTAAAGGTTCTTGATTTGCCGTATGGCGCAAGCAAGATGTGCGCCGCCGTGCCGAATGAAAGCCCGGTGCAGTCTCTCGACGATCTGAAGAATGCGACGATCGCAACGAGCTTCCCGAATATCGTCAGCAACTATTACAAGAAGGATATGAATTTCGTCGTGCTGGAAGGCGCGGTTGAAATTTCTGTGAGCCTTGGCGTGTCTGACGCAATCGTCGATGTGGTGGAAACCGGTACGACGTTGAAGCAGGCCGGTCTCCGCATTGTGGGCGAACCTCTGTTCCACAGCAATGCCGCTCTGTTCTGCCATCCGCAAAAGCAGGACCTTGAAGAAGTCCACACTCTCATTCGCCGTATTGAAGGCAAGCTCGTTGCCAAGACGTACATGATGATCGAGTATGACTGTCCGGCGGAACTTCTCAATAAGGCTTGCGACATGACTCCGGGCCTGGATGCTCCGACTATCTCGAAGCTTCACGGCCGTGACTGGTATGCAGTGAAGGCGATGGTGCCGGAAGAAGATGCAAATGCAGTGATGGACAAGCTTTGGGACATCGGTTGCCGTAGCATTCTCCTCTTTAGCATCAAGTCCGCTCGCATTTAA
- the recR gene encoding recombination mediator RecR yields the protein MVEPPSLEKLVQEFASLPGIGKKTARRLAYFVLTRPRERAEALSNTIVEACDKVKRCSQCHSFAEEDPCPICKAREGSRSICVVEKFSDILPFENAGIYHGLYFVLGGVLSPLDGVGPETLHIPQLIQRIQTEKIEEVIFALGSSPEADSTILLIDKLLAGVPVKRSSLARGIPMGSELEYIDEVTVLRAFESRTGI from the coding sequence ATGGTTGAGCCGCCAAGCCTTGAAAAATTGGTGCAGGAATTTGCATCGCTTCCGGGAATCGGGAAAAAGACCGCTCGGAGACTTGCTTACTTTGTGCTCACCCGTCCGCGGGAACGTGCGGAAGCACTTTCGAATACAATTGTCGAAGCCTGTGACAAAGTCAAGCGTTGCAGCCAATGCCATTCTTTTGCAGAAGAAGACCCTTGCCCGATTTGCAAGGCTCGCGAAGGCTCTAGATCCATCTGCGTGGTGGAAAAATTTTCAGATATTCTCCCGTTTGAAAATGCGGGGATTTATCACGGTCTGTACTTTGTACTCGGGGGAGTTCTTTCCCCGCTCGACGGTGTAGGCCCCGAAACGTTGCATATTCCGCAACTGATCCAAAGAATTCAAACGGAAAAGATCGAAGAGGTAATTTTTGCTCTCGGATCGAGCCCGGAAGCGGATTCGACGATACTTCTCATCGATAAGCTCCTTGCCGGAGTGCCTGTAAAGCGCTCTAGCCTCGCCAGGGGTATTCCCATGGGCAGCGAATTGGAGTATATTGATGAAGTTACCGTACTTCGCGCATTTGAATCAAGGACTGGAATATGA